In one Williamwhitmania sp. genomic region, the following are encoded:
- the rpsH gene encoding 30S ribosomal protein S8, whose protein sequence is MTDPIADFLTRIRNAVRANHRVVEIPASKMKKELTRILFEKGYILSFKFVEEGPQGTIKIALKYHPVTKKPAIKHLERVSSPGLRQYAGVAEMPRVLNGLGVAIVSTSHGLMTDKEARIQNVGGEVLCYVY, encoded by the coding sequence ATGACTGATCCTATTGCAGATTTCTTAACCCGTATTCGCAATGCCGTGAGGGCAAACCACAGAGTGGTTGAGATTCCTGCTTCAAAGATGAAAAAGGAACTTACGCGAATTCTTTTTGAGAAGGGTTATATCCTCAGTTTTAAGTTTGTTGAGGAAGGTCCACAGGGCACCATTAAAATAGCCCTGAAATATCATCCCGTAACCAAGAAGCCGGCTATTAAGCACCTTGAGCGTGTTTCTTCGCCTGGTTTACGCCAATATGCCGGAGTGGCTGAAATGCCTCGCGTGCTTAACGGACTTGGAGTGGCTATCGTTTCTACTTCTCACGGTTTAATGACCGATAAAGAGGCTAGAATTCAGAACGTTGGCGGGGAAGTACTTTGTTACGTTTACTAA
- the rpsN gene encoding 30S ribosomal protein S14 has product MAKESMKAREVKRLKLVEKYAEKRAKLKAEGDYVGLSKLPPNSNPVRLHNRCKITGRPKGYMRLFGVSRITFREMASNGLIPGIKKASW; this is encoded by the coding sequence ATGGCAAAAGAATCAATGAAGGCTCGCGAGGTTAAGCGCCTCAAGTTAGTTGAGAAGTATGCTGAAAAGCGAGCTAAGCTAAAAGCCGAAGGTGACTATGTTGGTTTGAGCAAACTTCCACCTAACTCTAATCCTGTCCGTCTGCACAACCGTTGCAAAATTACTGGACGACCAAAGGGATATATGCGGTTATTTGGTGTTAGCAGAATTACTTTCCGGGAAATGGCCTCAAACGGCCTAATACCAGGAATTAAGAAGGCAAGTTGGTAA